One segment of Coffea arabica cultivar ET-39 chromosome 7c, Coffea Arabica ET-39 HiFi, whole genome shotgun sequence DNA contains the following:
- the LOC113699207 gene encoding kinase-interacting protein 1: MEEKVQYILKLIQEDGDSFAKRAEMYYKKRPELITFVEESYRAFRALAERYDHLSTELQNANNTLATLFPDQIQLAMDDEDDFSSPKLPKGFPQVLNANAPTVPKVPKAPIRDWKGLINASKNLKAKKLSIADEAKRTDAKSGLTKSEAFAEIDKLQKDILGLQTVKEFVKSSYQSGLSKYWGIENQIMEKQQRVCSLQDEFGVDKVIEDNEARTLMAEAALKSCQETLVQLQEKQEKFNQEAREEYKRIEDARKKLKSIRREFLHDQTIDEEEKANEKEDKSATAGDKTERSNQEVGGAIKEIQVKGIEVGSLGSLTVSQLAEKIDDLVNKVINLETAVSSQTVLIDRMKTEADELHSQVRVLEEDKANLIHDTQNLNTRVKKLEDKLHGIQDLNQNVEKQNNHLQTNFAEARSSLGHLSEKLNSVKPDEEIEITTITTERSDPANAVDDAECRTSNSEDIKDIKEQDSGESVNSGEFVNDQGQEGHKAAKKTVTFQNPIAKIRVDENNAAKKGDLSSAGSKVETEKKDDFNWQQMLLSGMEDKEKILLAEYTTILRNYKDTKKKLTDMEKARNHQFELALQIRGLRVTVAKRDEEIRCLRKRLDGQQGEGRDVKEDDRILKPEAGSTEDLASDVPLVDNEDEAIKSILMEQPMVMSQVEEKLRMEIDAILDENLDFWLRFSTTFHQVQKFRTTVQDLEQEISILKEKKKQEESASDLKSEVRPIYKHLKEIRAELTVWLERSVVLKAELERRFSSLCSIQERITSALKEGVEDEEIRFSSHQAAKFQGEIMNMKQENNMVSAELQAGADHVSKLQTEIDKTLRMLDEEFELTVNNQPQLTHTASRSKIPLRSFIFGTKLKKQKHSIFSFNRKYQTLRAGLPL, translated from the coding sequence ATGGAAGAGAAGGTACAATACATCCTAAAGCTCATTCAAGAAGATGGAGATTCGTTTGCCAAAAGGGCagaaatgtattacaaaaagaGGCCAGAACTGataacttttgtggaggaatctTATCGAGCTTTCAGAGCCTTAGCCGAACGCTATGATCACTTGTCAACAGAGCTGCAGAATGCCAACAATACCCTTGCCACACTCTTTCCAGATCAGATTCAACTAGCAATGGATGATGAGGATGATTTTTCTTCTCCTAAACTACCAAAAGGTTTTCCACAAGTTCTAAATGCAAATGCTCCAACAGTTCCTAAGGTTCCAAAGGCTCCTATAAGAGATTGGAAGGGTCTCATTAATGcctcaaaaaatttaaaagccaAGAAGTTGTCaatagcagatgaggctaaGAGGACAGATGCTAAATCTGGTTTGACCAAAAGTGAAGCTTTTGCTGAGATTGATAAGCTTCAGAAAGATATTTTGGGATTGCAAACTGTTAAAGAGTTTGTGAAGAGCTCCTATCAAAGTGGCCTTTCAAAGTATTGGGGAATTGAAAATCAGATCATGGAAAAACAACAAAGAGTCTGCAGCTTGCAAGATGAATTTGGTGTAGACAAGGTCATTGAAGATAATGAGGCTCGGACATTAATGGCTGAAGCAGCTCTCAAATCATGTCAAGAAACCTTGGTTCAGTTGCAGGAGAAGCAAGAGAAGTTTAACCAAGAGGCAAGAGAGGAATACAAAAGGATTGAAGATGCTCGTAAGAAACTCAAGTCCATCAGGCGGGAGTTTCTTCACGACCAAACTATTGATGAAGAGGAAAAGGCGAATGAAAAAGAAGACAAATCTGCAACAGCTGGAGATAAGACAGAAAGGTCGAATCAAGAGGTTGgtggtgcaatcaaagaaataCAGGTGAAAGGAATTGAGGTGGGCTCTTTGGGCTCTCTGACGGTTTCACAACTAGCAGAGAAGATTGATGACCTTGTTAACAAGGTGATCAACCTAGAAACTGCAGTGTCATCTCAGACTGTTCTTATAGACAGGATGAAAACAGAAGCAGATGAGCTTCATTCACAAGTCCGGGTATTGGAGGAAGACAAAGCCAACCTGATTCATGACACACAGAATTTGAATACCCGGGTGAAGAAATTAGAGGACAAGTTGCATGGTATCCAAGATCTTAACCAAAATGTTGAGAAGCAAAATAACCACCTTCAGACAAACTTTGCTGAGGCAAGATCTAGTCTTGGTCATCTGTCGGAGAAGCTAAACAGTGTGAAACCAGATGAAGAAATAGAGATTACCACCATTACAACAGAGAGAAGTGATCCAGCTAATGCTGTTGATGATGCAGAATGCAGAACATCAAACAGTGAAGACATAAAGGACATCAAAGAACAGGATTCTGGAGAATCTGTGAATTCTGGAGAATTTGTGAATGACCAAGGGCAAGAAGGTCATAAGGCTGCGAAGAAGACCGTGACATTTCAGAATCCAATAGCAAAGATAAGAGTTGATGAGAACAATGCAGCCAAAAAAGGAGATCTTTCCTCAGCTGGATCAAAAGTAGAGACAGAGAAAAAAGATGACTTCAACTGGCAACAAATGCTGCTGAGCGGAATGGAGGATAAAGAGAAGATTCTACTGGCAGAATATACAACAATTCTCAGGAACTATAAGGACACCAAGAAGAAACTGACTGACATGGAAAAAGCCAGGAATCATCAATTTGAACTGGCATTGCAGATAAGAGGATTGAGGGTTACAGTTGCAAAGAGGGATGAAGAAATTCGATGCTTGCGAAAGAGGTTGGATGGTCAACAAGGTGAAGGTAGGGATGTGAAGGAAGATGATCGAATCCTCAAACCTGAAGCAGGAAGTACTGAGGATTTAGCATCAGATGTTCCTCTGGTAGACAATGAAGATGAAGCTATAAAGTCAATCCTAATGGAACAGCCTATGGTCATGTCACAGGTTGAAGAAAAACTCAGGATGGAGATTGATGCAATATTGGATGAGAACTTGGATTTCTGGCTAAGATTTAGCACTACATTTCATCAGGTGCAGAAATTCAGAACCACAGTCCAagatttggagcaagaaatatcaattctaaaggaaaaaaagaagcaagAGGAGAGCGCCAGTGACCTGAAATCTGAAGTCCGACCAATATACAAGCACCTGAAAGAAATCCGGGCAGAATTAACCGTGTGGTTAGAGCGAAGTGTAGTGCTTAAGGCTGAACTTGAACGGAGATTTTCATCATTATGCAGCATCCAGGAGAGGATCACATCTGCTTTAAAGGAAGGTGTCGAAGACGAAGAAATTAGATTCTCCAGCCATCAAGCTGCCAAATTCCAAGGGGAGATTATGAACAtgaaacaagaaaacaacatgGTAAGCGCGGAGTTGCAAGCAGGCGCGGATCATGTAAGTAAACTGCAAACGGAAATTGATAAGACCCTTAGGATGTTGGACGAAGAGTTTGAGCTTACTGTGAATAATCAACCACAATTAACCCATACAGCTAGTCGATCAAAAATTCCATTAAGATCATTTATCTTTGGAACTAAACTAAAGAAGCAGAAGCATTCCATCTTTTCATTTAATAGGAAGTATCAGACCCTCAGAGCTGGGCTACCTCTGTAG